From the Fusobacterium ulcerans ATCC 49185 genome, the window TCATTGGCAATGGGAATTGGATATTGGATAGCACCATTCTTGAAAGGTTATGGAATTGTTATTCCAGCATATATTGGGCCAATGTTTATTGCAGCTATAATCAGAAATATAGTTGATATGCAAAAAAAGGTGCTTCCTATGAAAGAAATATCTATCACTGGAAATATAGCACTTTCTCTATTCTTAGCAATGGCATTGATGACATTGAAATTGTGGGAACTTGCAGCACTTGCTATTCCTATCATTTCAATACTGTTGATACAAACAGCAATCATGGCAGCTTATGCTTACTTCGTTACATTTAATTTCAACGGAAAAGATTATGATGCTGCTGTTATAGCAACAGGACACTGTGGATTTGGACTTGGAGCGACTCCAAATGCAATGGCTAACATGGAAGTATTTACTAAAGAAAATGGACCTGCAACAAGAGCTTTCTTTGTTCTGCCTATCGTTGGAGCATTATTTATAGATTTTACAAACGCAACAGTAATAACATTTTTCATCAATATGTTTAAATAAAACTATTGTTGAACTTTCTATATTTGTTGTGAATACCCTAACTCACAAGGGCTGGTCTTTTATGACCAGCCTTATTTTTATAGTACAGGATATAGTTTAGCTGTTTACAAGAAGAAACTTGTAAGACAAACAGGAGCTAATATGTTAAAATTGATGTATAGGAATAAAAAACTACAGTTACAGCTGTAGTTTTTTATAGGGTATGACAAAATTATCTAAAAGATCCAGATAATTTTTTATAAATTTTAAATAGAAAATTATATTTGGTTTATAAAGTTTTATATTTATATTTAAATTATAAATTTTAAATAGAAAAAAGTAAAACAGTATATTGTTTAATAACCTACAAGTATAAACTTGTAGAGATAGTAAGAGGAAGGGAGGAAAAAGTATGGTAACAAGTTTTGAAATATTTTTAAAAGTAGCAGAAGAATTAAGTGTAAGCAGAGCAGCAGCAAGATGTTTTGTAACACAACAATGTGTAAGTGATCATATAAAAAGGTTGGAAGAGGATTATGGAATTTTACTTTTCAATAGAAAGCCTCATTTTTCCCTTACAGAAGCTGGGAAAATACTTTATGAATCTGTTTTGGA encodes:
- a CDS encoding sodium/glutamate symporter; this encodes SLAMGIGYWIAPFLKGYGIVIPAYIGPMFIAAIIRNIVDMQKKVLPMKEISITGNIALSLFLAMALMTLKLWELAALAIPIISILLIQTAIMAAYAYFVTFNFNGKDYDAAVIATGHCGFGLGATPNAMANMEVFTKENGPATRAFFVLPIVGALFIDFTNATVITFFINMFK